A single genomic interval of Xyrauchen texanus isolate HMW12.3.18 chromosome 40, RBS_HiC_50CHRs, whole genome shotgun sequence harbors:
- the LOC127633202 gene encoding transcription factor A, mitochondrial-like: protein MMAPFSLLSVGANVLLKSLGLFCSASAVRCSCVVPVIKSFCTTTGGPPKRPLTAYMKYVQEIQPTFIRQNPGVKNVDIVRKIAQQWRILTPEQKQPFQDASLAAREQYKLAVEKYKAQLTPAQSAAIAEERRQKMAKRKAIRKKKELNTLGKPKRSRSAFNIFMAENFEEAKGTTMQARMKSLTDDWKRLNITQKQIYTQLAEDDKVRYKNEMQSWEEHMTEIGREDLVRRKERRPIKVTSTKDRQKKSTITVLKAKAPKKKTAAKKTVTSTKK from the exons ATGATGGCTCCGTTCAGTTTGCTGTCAGTCGGTgcaaatgttctgctgaagtctTTGGGTTTGTTCTGTTCTGCATCTGCTGTGAG GTGCTCCTGTGTAGTTCCAGTGATAAAGAGTTTTTGTACCACAACAGGGGGTCCACCTAAGCGACCCCTCACAGCATACATGAAATATGTGCAGGAGATTCAGCCCACCTTCATCAGACAAAATCCAG GAGTGAAAAATGTGGATATTGTTAGAAAGATAGCCCAGCAGTGGAGAATCCTGACTCCTGAACAGAAGCAG CcatttcaggatgcatctttggCAGCTAGGGAGCAGTACAAGCTTGCTGTGGAGAAATACAAAGCCCAGCTCACCCCAGCACAGTCTGCTGCTATTGCAGAGGAGAGGAGACAGAAGATGGCCAAAAGAAAAGCAATTAGGAAAAAGAAG GAGCTGAATACTCTTGGCAAGCCCAAACGCTCCAGGAGTGCCTTCAACATCTTCATGGCAGAGAACTTTGAGGAAGCGAAAGGAACTACTATGCAG GCGAGGATGAAGTCACTGACAGATGACTGGAAGAGACTCAACATCACACAGaaacaa ATTTACACACAGCTCGCAGAAGACGACAAAGTCCGTTACAAAAATGAAATGCAATCGTGGGAGGAGCACATGACAGAAATCGGAAGGGAAGACCTTGTTCGGAGAAAAGAGAGGAGACCTATTAAGGTGACGTCCACCAAAGACAGACAGAAGAAATCCACAATCACAGTGCTGAAGGCAAAAGCACCGAAAAAGAAAACTGCTGCAAAAAAGACTGTGACAAGCACCAAGAAGTGA
- the LOC127633203 gene encoding ubiquitin-conjugating enzyme E2 D4-like — MALKRIQKELQDLQRDPPAQCSAGPVGDDLFHWQATIMGPSDSPYQGGVFFLTIHFPTDYPFKPPKVAFTTKIYHPNINSNGSICLDILRSQWSPALTVSKVLLSICSLLCDPNPDDPLVPDIAHIYKSDKEKYNRLAREWTQKYAM, encoded by the exons ATGGCATTAAAGAGAATACAGAAG GAGCTTCAAGACTTGCAGAGGGACCCTCCCGCACAATGCTCCGCTGGACCTGTTGGGGATGACT tgtttCACTGGCAGGCAACTATAATGGGACCT AGTGACAGCCCATACCAAGGAGGGGTCTTCTTTCTCACAATTCACTTTCCTACAGACTATCCCTTCAAGCCACCAAAG GTAGCGTTTACGACAAAAATCTACCATCCAAACATTAACAGTAATGGAAGTATTTGCCTGGACATCCTGAGGTCACAATGGTCTCCAGCATTAACAGTTTCAAAGG TTCTATTGTCCATATGTTCTTTGCTTTGTGATCCAAATCCTGATGACCCCTTAGTCCCAGACATAGCACATATCTACAAATCAGACAAAGAAAA GTACAACAGACTAGCAAGAGAATGGACCCAAAAGTATGCAATGTGA